ATCGCGACGTTCCTTATTTCCATACGGGGCCGCCTCCGTCAAAAAGAGAATCAACGATGGCCCGTTGCCGGGCGCCGTTTATTACCGTAAACGCGGACACGGCGGTTGTCAAGCCCCGGCCGGCCATGCCCCCGGACACGAAAAGAGCGCCCCGGCGGGCGCTCCCTGGAACCCTTATTAGGCTTTGAGCTACTGCTTTTGTTGGGCCTGCTGCATCACCTTGTACTGTGGCTCCTGCTGCTCAATGTAATTTACCCGGCCGCGGAAGCCGTTGGCGATGTTCTCCAGCTGCTCGGCGTAACTGGCGAACATCTGCTTGGCGGTCTTGTCCTCGGTCTCCAGGGCGAAGCCCTTCATGTCTCCGGCCAGGGTCTGCAGGCTGGCCAGGGCCTGGTGCATTTTCGTTCCTACGGTCATGGCGCCGATTCTCCTCCTTGGATCAAAGATTTTTGCCTTTTAAGGCATCCCACATTTATCTTTGTCCAAAGGAAGATAATTATGCGGTTACATCTCTCCCAGGACGGACGCGCAGCGCGGGCAAACCTCCGGCGCCCTGGTACCCACCTCCGGGCTGTAGACCCAACAGCGGGCGCACTTCTCACCTTCCGCCCGGCGCACGGCGACCTGCAGCCCATCCATCCCGGCCGCCGGCAGGGAACCGGCCGGGGCCTCGTTCAGGGGCCGCACCTCAACATCCGAGACGACGAGGATCGTCCGCAGAATTTCACGCGCTTCCCGCAACCGGTCGGA
This portion of the Thermoanaerobacterales bacterium genome encodes:
- a CDS encoding DUF1657 domain-containing protein → MTVGTKMHQALASLQTLAGDMKGFALETEDKTAKQMFASYAEQLENIANGFRGRVNYIEQQEPQYKVMQQAQQKQ